A stretch of the Thermococcus sp. genome encodes the following:
- a CDS encoding glycogen debranching N-terminal domain-containing protein, giving the protein MRVTLSNNGAFALTDEEGNMTGKYHGFYYLDTRFVRRAILRVKPEPEFIGASSTFREGVSYFSIGDEGILVRRRTLDGSYSEELSIYNASGEPLSVEVLYTYEAVIEDIFQVRGFMGLREGIALRGEGFYSRGSEREERTLRVESNFTREGENLRAGIEIPPGGKGELFIRFVPGISGKASEIVSEEQITLENTVFTGSTALNGVFERALENLRALTLSTVYGPVPLAGIPYFACPFGRDAIVTSLFLLPHYPDYARGTLRLFASIQGEKYDPKSEEEPGKIPHEFRLGELAQSGKVPFGPYYGTVDATPLYVALAGEYLRWSGDEKLIDELRPNVTRAVEWILRNLEDGYITYVPGILGNKGWKDSRDAIVDESGKPAKPPIALVEVQGYAYWALKLAGELGLTNLDSKTLLGEAEKLRKRFNRDFWVDGYYALALDGDGKALRVVSSNMGHLLLTGIAEHGEEIAERLFKPDMLSRHGIRTLSSKEKAYNPFSYHRGSVWPHDNALIALGLARIGRTDLAKELAERIFETAKLMPEKELPELYGGLDELVPVPRANSPQAWSAASVFAFVTASLGMEAGEQLTVQPAEGVNFLVRVTFRGRGYMIRANGGIEVGLL; this is encoded by the coding sequence ATGCGCGTGACCCTCTCGAACAACGGGGCCTTCGCCCTGACCGACGAGGAGGGTAACATGACCGGGAAGTACCACGGCTTCTACTACCTCGACACGCGCTTCGTAAGGAGGGCAATCCTCCGCGTGAAGCCCGAGCCGGAGTTCATCGGCGCCTCCTCGACCTTCAGGGAAGGGGTTTCGTACTTCTCAATCGGGGATGAGGGAATCCTCGTAAGGAGGAGAACCCTCGACGGCTCCTACTCCGAGGAGCTCTCCATCTACAACGCCTCGGGTGAACCGCTAAGCGTTGAGGTTCTCTACACCTACGAAGCAGTTATAGAGGACATCTTCCAGGTCAGGGGCTTCATGGGGCTCAGGGAAGGGATCGCCCTTCGGGGGGAGGGCTTCTACTCCCGGGGGAGTGAGAGGGAGGAGCGAACGCTGAGGGTCGAGAGCAACTTCACGAGGGAAGGGGAGAACCTCAGAGCCGGGATCGAAATCCCGCCCGGGGGGAAGGGGGAACTGTTCATCCGATTCGTTCCCGGCATAAGCGGGAAGGCCTCGGAAATAGTGAGCGAAGAGCAGATAACCCTCGAAAACACTGTCTTTACAGGCTCAACAGCTCTCAACGGGGTCTTTGAGAGGGCCCTTGAAAACCTGAGGGCCTTAACGCTCTCAACTGTATATGGCCCGGTGCCCCTCGCTGGAATTCCATACTTCGCCTGCCCCTTCGGGAGGGACGCGATAGTAACATCTCTCTTCCTCCTCCCCCACTACCCCGACTACGCGAGGGGGACGCTCAGGCTGTTCGCATCTATTCAGGGGGAGAAGTACGACCCGAAGAGCGAGGAGGAGCCCGGGAAGATCCCCCACGAGTTCCGCCTCGGGGAGCTGGCCCAGTCGGGAAAGGTTCCCTTCGGGCCCTACTACGGCACGGTTGATGCTACACCGCTCTACGTGGCCTTGGCGGGAGAATATCTCCGTTGGAGCGGGGATGAAAAGCTGATAGACGAGCTCCGACCCAATGTCACGAGGGCCGTCGAGTGGATTCTGAGGAACCTTGAGGATGGCTACATAACCTACGTCCCGGGCATACTCGGGAACAAGGGGTGGAAGGACTCCAGGGACGCGATAGTTGACGAGAGCGGAAAGCCGGCCAAACCGCCGATAGCGCTCGTCGAGGTTCAGGGCTACGCCTACTGGGCGCTGAAGCTTGCCGGGGAGCTCGGGCTTACCAACCTTGATTCAAAGACGCTCCTCGGAGAGGCTGAGAAGCTGAGGAAGAGGTTCAACCGCGACTTCTGGGTGGATGGCTACTACGCCTTGGCTCTGGATGGAGACGGAAAAGCACTCCGCGTCGTTTCCTCCAACATGGGGCACCTTCTACTCACCGGAATAGCGGAACACGGGGAGGAGATAGCCGAGAGGCTTTTCAAGCCCGATATGCTCTCAAGGCACGGGATAAGGACGCTGAGCTCTAAAGAGAAGGCCTACAACCCCTTCAGCTACCACCGCGGAAGCGTGTGGCCCCACGACAACGCGCTGATAGCTCTGGGCCTTGCGAGGATCGGGAGGACAGACCTCGCGAAGGAACTCGCCGAGAGGATTTTTGAAACGGCCAAGCTCATGCCCGAGAAAGAACTCCCAGAGCTCTACGGCGGGCTGGACGAGCTCGTGCCCGTTCCCAGGGCAAACTCACCGCAGGCCTGGAGCGCCGCGAGCGTCTTCGCCTTCGTCACGGCCTCTCTGGGCATGGAGGCCGGGGAGCAATTAACGGTCCAGCCGGCTGAGGGCGTGAACTTCCTCGTCAGGGTGACCTTCAGGGGACGGGGGTACATGATAAGGGCAAACGGGGGAATCGAGGTTGGGCTCCTCTGA
- a CDS encoding glycoside hydrolase family 130 protein: MGSSELSLSFRKLSKPVLSPSKDGFDSKNTYNPAVISRREAFVMLYRAEAKGDKITGRIGLALSEDGINFVRHPEPVMEPEYRWEGAGVEDPRVVKVGNTYYMTYTGYDGKTARLCVATSKNLLNWKKHGVVFDEFPFEKNGRPNWTKSGAVLTEKMKSGAFKGRYIMYFGDSNIWLAHSKDLLHWEYEAKPVLTPRGHLVEPGPPPVLTDEGILLIHNEAFWRDEGLTYTVQVALFDREDPGKLLWRSEKPILEPEFEWERKGWVDNVVFAESLVEKDGREYLYYGGADRYVGLATSVEHR; this comes from the coding sequence TTGGGCTCCTCTGAGCTTTCCCTCTCCTTCAGGAAGCTCTCAAAACCTGTTCTCTCGCCGTCTAAAGATGGCTTTGACTCAAAGAACACCTACAACCCGGCCGTAATCTCCAGGAGGGAGGCATTCGTCATGCTCTACCGGGCCGAGGCTAAGGGGGATAAGATTACCGGGAGAATTGGACTTGCCCTGAGCGAAGACGGGATTAACTTCGTCAGGCATCCAGAACCGGTTATGGAGCCCGAATACCGCTGGGAGGGGGCTGGAGTGGAGGACCCGAGGGTCGTGAAGGTTGGAAATACCTACTACATGACCTACACCGGTTACGACGGGAAAACCGCGAGGCTCTGTGTTGCGACCTCAAAGAACCTCCTCAACTGGAAGAAGCACGGGGTAGTCTTTGACGAGTTCCCCTTCGAGAAGAACGGAAGGCCCAACTGGACGAAGAGCGGGGCGGTTCTGACGGAAAAGATGAAGTCGGGGGCCTTCAAGGGCAGATACATCATGTACTTCGGGGATTCAAACATCTGGCTGGCCCACTCAAAGGACTTGCTCCACTGGGAGTACGAGGCAAAGCCAGTCCTGACTCCTAGGGGCCATCTCGTCGAGCCCGGCCCGCCTCCCGTGCTCACGGATGAGGGGATACTCCTCATACACAACGAGGCCTTCTGGAGGGATGAAGGGCTGACCTACACCGTTCAGGTGGCGCTCTTCGATAGGGAAGACCCGGGGAAGCTGCTCTGGAGGAGCGAAAAGCCCATACTTGAGCCAGAATTTGAGTGGGAGCGAAAGGGCTGGGTTGACAACGTGGTCTTCGCGGAATCCCTGGTTGAAAAAGATGGGAGGGAATACCTCTACTACGGCGGGGCCGACAGGTACGTTGGACTCGCAACCTCAGTCGAGCATCGCTAG